From one Bos indicus x Bos taurus breed Angus x Brahman F1 hybrid chromosome 7, Bos_hybrid_MaternalHap_v2.0, whole genome shotgun sequence genomic stretch:
- the MICOS13 gene encoding MICOS complex subunit MIC13 isoform X1: protein MGVPHAFVERLNGHLETSRGFLSEHSTGTGRFLIKGSVAGGAVYLVYDQELLGSSDKSQAVLQKAEEVVPNAVYQFSQYVCEQTGLKLPQLPAPPKFNFHIRDSWNSGIITMMSALSVAPSKAWEYSKQGWEYLKEQTK from the exons ATGGGAGTGCCGCACGCATTTGTTGAGAGGTTAAATGGACACTTAGAAACCTCCCGCGGGTTCCTCTCGGAGCATTCCACGGGAACTGGAAG GTTCCTCATCAAGGGCAGTGTGGCTGGGGGTGCTGTCTACCTCGTGTACGACCAAGAGCTGCTGGGGTCCAGTGACAAGAGTCAGGCGGTCCTTCAGAAAGCCGAGGAGGTGGTCCCCAATGCCGTGTACCAGTTCAGCCAGTATGTGTGTGAGCAGACAGGCCTGAAGTTACCACAG ctcccagcccctccAAAGTTTAACTTTCACATCCGCGACTCTTGGAATTCAG GCATCATCACCATGATGTCAGCCCTGTCCGTGGCCCCCTCCAAGGCCTGGGAGTACTCCAAGCAGGGCTGGGAATACCTGAAGGAGCAAACCAAGTAG
- the MICOS13 gene encoding MICOS complex subunit MIC13 isoform X2, whose protein sequence is MVPRVWSLMRFLIKGSVAGGAVYLVYDQELLGSSDKSQAVLQKAEEVVPNAVYQFSQYVCEQTGLKLPQLPAPPKFNFHIRDSWNSGIITMMSALSVAPSKAWEYSKQGWEYLKEQTK, encoded by the exons ATGGTACCCCGAGTTTGGTCGCTGATGAG GTTCCTCATCAAGGGCAGTGTGGCTGGGGGTGCTGTCTACCTCGTGTACGACCAAGAGCTGCTGGGGTCCAGTGACAAGAGTCAGGCGGTCCTTCAGAAAGCCGAGGAGGTGGTCCCCAATGCCGTGTACCAGTTCAGCCAGTATGTGTGTGAGCAGACAGGCCTGAAGTTACCACAG ctcccagcccctccAAAGTTTAACTTTCACATCCGCGACTCTTGGAATTCAG GCATCATCACCATGATGTCAGCCCTGTCCGTGGCCCCCTCCAAGGCCTGGGAGTACTCCAAGCAGGGCTGGGAATACCTGAAGGAGCAAACCAAGTAG
- the HSD11B1L gene encoding hydroxysteroid 11-beta-dehydrogenase 1-like protein isoform X5: MKVLLLTGLGALFFAYYWDDNFDPASLHGARVLLTGVSAGIGEELAYHYARLGSHLVLTAHTEALLQQVVGNCRKLGAPKVFYIAADMASPEVPERVVQFALDKLGGLDYLVLNHLGAAPAGTRVRSSQSTRWLMQAPPSWPWLSSPANAPTLSSERSPSPQAPPLPTKAFTPSPSGLGFLLRPVTRSRHLQMNFLSYVQLTSSALPSLTDSKGSLVVVSSLLGRVPTSFSSPYSAAKFALDSFFSSLRRELDVQEVNVAITMCVLGLRDRASAAEGVRSSI; the protein is encoded by the exons ATGAAGGTGCTGCTCCTTACCGGGCTGGGAGCCCTGTTCTTTGCCTATTACTGGGATGACAACTTTGACCCAG CCAGCCTCCACGGAGCCCGTGTGCTACTGACCGGAGTCAGTGCCGGCATAGGGGAAGAGCTGGCGTATCACTACGCGCGCCTGGGCTCCCACCTCGTGCTCACTGCCCACACCGAAGCTCTGCTGCAGCAG GTGGTAGGGAACTGCCGGAAGCTGGGCGCTCCCAAGGTCTTCTACATCGCTGCGGACATGGCCTCCCCTGAGGTGCCCGAGCGCGTGGTGCAGTTTGCGCTGGACAAGCTgg GGGGGCTGGACTACCTGGTGCTGAACCACCTCGGCGCCGCCCCAGCAGGCACGAGGGTCCGCAGCTCCCAGTCGACACGTTGGCTCATGCAG GCTCCGCCCTCTTGGCCTTGGCTCAGTTCCCCGGCCAATGCTCCCACACTCTCATCGGAGCGCAGTCCCAGTCCTCAAGCTCCGCCCCTACCTACCAAGGCCTTCACCCCTTCCCCGTCTGGGCTTGGATTCCTCCTCCGCCCGGTGACTCGCAGTCGCCACCTCCAGATGAACTTCCTAAGTTACGTGCAATTGACTTCTTCGGCGCTGCCAAGCCTGACTGACAGCAAGGGCTCCCTGGTGGTGGTGTCCTCATTGCTCG GCCGGGtgcccacttccttctccagcccctACTCTGCAGCCAAGTTCGCGCTGGACAGCTTCTTCAGTTCTCTCCGGAGGGAGCTGGACGTGCAGGAAGTGAACGTGGCCATTACCATGTGCGTTCTGGGTCTCCGAGATCGTGCCTCAGCCGCCGAAGGAGTCAG GAGCTCAATATAA
- the HSD11B1L gene encoding hydroxysteroid 11-beta-dehydrogenase 1-like protein isoform X4 has product MKVLLLTGLGALFFAYYWDDNFDPASLHGARVLLTGVSAGIGEELAYHYARLGSHLVLTAHTEALLQQVVGNCRKLGAPKVFYIAADMASPEVPERVVQFALDKLGGLDYLVLNHLGAAPAGTRVRSSQSTRWLMQMNFLSYVQLTSSALPSLTDSKGSLVVVSSLLGRVPTSFSSPYSAAKFALDSFFSSLRRELDVQEVNVAITMCVLGLRDRASAAEGVRGITRVRAAPGPKAALAVIRGGATRASGVFYPWRFHLLCLLRSWMPHSRAWFVRQELNITTPAAA; this is encoded by the exons ATGAAGGTGCTGCTCCTTACCGGGCTGGGAGCCCTGTTCTTTGCCTATTACTGGGATGACAACTTTGACCCAG CCAGCCTCCACGGAGCCCGTGTGCTACTGACCGGAGTCAGTGCCGGCATAGGGGAAGAGCTGGCGTATCACTACGCGCGCCTGGGCTCCCACCTCGTGCTCACTGCCCACACCGAAGCTCTGCTGCAGCAG GTGGTAGGGAACTGCCGGAAGCTGGGCGCTCCCAAGGTCTTCTACATCGCTGCGGACATGGCCTCCCCTGAGGTGCCCGAGCGCGTGGTGCAGTTTGCGCTGGACAAGCTgg GGGGGCTGGACTACCTGGTGCTGAACCACCTCGGCGCCGCCCCAGCAGGCACGAGGGTCCGCAGCTCCCAGTCGACACGTTGGCTCATGCAG ATGAACTTCCTAAGTTACGTGCAATTGACTTCTTCGGCGCTGCCAAGCCTGACTGACAGCAAGGGCTCCCTGGTGGTGGTGTCCTCATTGCTCG GCCGGGtgcccacttccttctccagcccctACTCTGCAGCCAAGTTCGCGCTGGACAGCTTCTTCAGTTCTCTCCGGAGGGAGCTGGACGTGCAGGAAGTGAACGTGGCCATTACCATGTGCGTTCTGGGTCTCCGAGATCGTGCCTCAGCCGCCGAAGGAGTCAG GGGCATCACGAGGGTCAGGGCCGCTCCAGGGCCCAAGGCAGCCCTGGCCGTAATCCGCGGAGGCGCCACGCGTGCCTCTGGGGTCTTCTACCCGTGGCGCTTCCACCTGCTCTGCCTGCTCCGCAGTTGGATGCCACACTCAAGGGCCTGGTTCGTCCGCCAGGAGCTCAATATAACGACGCCCGCTGCTGCCTGA
- the HSD11B1L gene encoding hydroxysteroid 11-beta-dehydrogenase 1-like protein isoform X1: MKVLLLTGLGALFFAYYWDDNFDPASLHGARVLLTGVSAGIGEELAYHYARLGSHLVLTAHTEALLQQVVGNCRKLGAPKVFYIAADMASPEVPERVVQFALDKLGGLDYLVLNHLGAAPAGTRVRSSQSTRWLMQAPPSWPWLSSPANAPTLSSERSPSPQAPPLPTKAFTPSPSGLGFLLRPVTRSRHLQMNFLSYVQLTSSALPSLTDSKGSLVVVSSLLGRVPTSFSSPYSAAKFALDSFFSSLRRELDVQEVNVAITMCVLGLRDRASAAEGVRGITRVRAAPGPKAALAVIRGGATRASGVFYPWRFHLLCLLRSWMPHSRAWFVRQELNITTPAAA; this comes from the exons ATGAAGGTGCTGCTCCTTACCGGGCTGGGAGCCCTGTTCTTTGCCTATTACTGGGATGACAACTTTGACCCAG CCAGCCTCCACGGAGCCCGTGTGCTACTGACCGGAGTCAGTGCCGGCATAGGGGAAGAGCTGGCGTATCACTACGCGCGCCTGGGCTCCCACCTCGTGCTCACTGCCCACACCGAAGCTCTGCTGCAGCAG GTGGTAGGGAACTGCCGGAAGCTGGGCGCTCCCAAGGTCTTCTACATCGCTGCGGACATGGCCTCCCCTGAGGTGCCCGAGCGCGTGGTGCAGTTTGCGCTGGACAAGCTgg GGGGGCTGGACTACCTGGTGCTGAACCACCTCGGCGCCGCCCCAGCAGGCACGAGGGTCCGCAGCTCCCAGTCGACACGTTGGCTCATGCAG GCTCCGCCCTCTTGGCCTTGGCTCAGTTCCCCGGCCAATGCTCCCACACTCTCATCGGAGCGCAGTCCCAGTCCTCAAGCTCCGCCCCTACCTACCAAGGCCTTCACCCCTTCCCCGTCTGGGCTTGGATTCCTCCTCCGCCCGGTGACTCGCAGTCGCCACCTCCAGATGAACTTCCTAAGTTACGTGCAATTGACTTCTTCGGCGCTGCCAAGCCTGACTGACAGCAAGGGCTCCCTGGTGGTGGTGTCCTCATTGCTCG GCCGGGtgcccacttccttctccagcccctACTCTGCAGCCAAGTTCGCGCTGGACAGCTTCTTCAGTTCTCTCCGGAGGGAGCTGGACGTGCAGGAAGTGAACGTGGCCATTACCATGTGCGTTCTGGGTCTCCGAGATCGTGCCTCAGCCGCCGAAGGAGTCAG GGGCATCACGAGGGTCAGGGCCGCTCCAGGGCCCAAGGCAGCCCTGGCCGTAATCCGCGGAGGCGCCACGCGTGCCTCTGGGGTCTTCTACCCGTGGCGCTTCCACCTGCTCTGCCTGCTCCGCAGTTGGATGCCACACTCAAGGGCCTGGTTCGTCCGCCAGGAGCTCAATATAACGACGCCCGCTGCTGCCTGA
- the HSD11B1L gene encoding hydroxysteroid 11-beta-dehydrogenase 1-like protein isoform X2, protein MKVLLLTGLGALFFAYYWDDNFDPASLHGARVLLTGVSAGIGEELAYHYARLGSHLVLTAHTEALLQQVVGNCRKLGAPKVFYIAADMASPEVPERVVQFALDKLGGLDYLVLNHLGAAPAGTRVRSSQSTRWLMQAFTPSPSGLGFLLRPVTRSRHLQMNFLSYVQLTSSALPSLTDSKGSLVVVSSLLGRVPTSFSSPYSAAKFALDSFFSSLRRELDVQEVNVAITMCVLGLRDRASAAEGVRGITRVRAAPGPKAALAVIRGGATRASGVFYPWRFHLLCLLRSWMPHSRAWFVRQELNITTPAAA, encoded by the exons ATGAAGGTGCTGCTCCTTACCGGGCTGGGAGCCCTGTTCTTTGCCTATTACTGGGATGACAACTTTGACCCAG CCAGCCTCCACGGAGCCCGTGTGCTACTGACCGGAGTCAGTGCCGGCATAGGGGAAGAGCTGGCGTATCACTACGCGCGCCTGGGCTCCCACCTCGTGCTCACTGCCCACACCGAAGCTCTGCTGCAGCAG GTGGTAGGGAACTGCCGGAAGCTGGGCGCTCCCAAGGTCTTCTACATCGCTGCGGACATGGCCTCCCCTGAGGTGCCCGAGCGCGTGGTGCAGTTTGCGCTGGACAAGCTgg GGGGGCTGGACTACCTGGTGCTGAACCACCTCGGCGCCGCCCCAGCAGGCACGAGGGTCCGCAGCTCCCAGTCGACACGTTGGCTCATGCAG GCCTTCACCCCTTCCCCGTCTGGGCTTGGATTCCTCCTCCGCCCGGTGACTCGCAGTCGCCACCTCCAGATGAACTTCCTAAGTTACGTGCAATTGACTTCTTCGGCGCTGCCAAGCCTGACTGACAGCAAGGGCTCCCTGGTGGTGGTGTCCTCATTGCTCG GCCGGGtgcccacttccttctccagcccctACTCTGCAGCCAAGTTCGCGCTGGACAGCTTCTTCAGTTCTCTCCGGAGGGAGCTGGACGTGCAGGAAGTGAACGTGGCCATTACCATGTGCGTTCTGGGTCTCCGAGATCGTGCCTCAGCCGCCGAAGGAGTCAG GGGCATCACGAGGGTCAGGGCCGCTCCAGGGCCCAAGGCAGCCCTGGCCGTAATCCGCGGAGGCGCCACGCGTGCCTCTGGGGTCTTCTACCCGTGGCGCTTCCACCTGCTCTGCCTGCTCCGCAGTTGGATGCCACACTCAAGGGCCTGGTTCGTCCGCCAGGAGCTCAATATAACGACGCCCGCTGCTGCCTGA
- the HSD11B1L gene encoding hydroxysteroid 11-beta-dehydrogenase 1-like protein isoform X6 — protein MKVLLLTGLGALFFAYYWDDNFDPASLHGARVLLTGVSAGIGEELAYHYARLGSHLVLTAHTEALLQQAPPSWPWLSSPANAPTLSSERSPSPQAPPLPTKAFTPSPSGLGFLLRPVTRSRHLQMNFLSYVQLTSSALPSLTDSKGSLVVVSSLLGRVPTSFSSPYSAAKFALDSFFSSLRRELDVQEVNVAITMCVLGLRDRASAAEGVRGITRVRAAPGPKAALAVIRGGATRASGVFYPWRFHLLCLLRSWMPHSRAWFVRQELNITTPAAA, from the exons ATGAAGGTGCTGCTCCTTACCGGGCTGGGAGCCCTGTTCTTTGCCTATTACTGGGATGACAACTTTGACCCAG CCAGCCTCCACGGAGCCCGTGTGCTACTGACCGGAGTCAGTGCCGGCATAGGGGAAGAGCTGGCGTATCACTACGCGCGCCTGGGCTCCCACCTCGTGCTCACTGCCCACACCGAAGCTCTGCTGCAGCAG GCTCCGCCCTCTTGGCCTTGGCTCAGTTCCCCGGCCAATGCTCCCACACTCTCATCGGAGCGCAGTCCCAGTCCTCAAGCTCCGCCCCTACCTACCAAGGCCTTCACCCCTTCCCCGTCTGGGCTTGGATTCCTCCTCCGCCCGGTGACTCGCAGTCGCCACCTCCAGATGAACTTCCTAAGTTACGTGCAATTGACTTCTTCGGCGCTGCCAAGCCTGACTGACAGCAAGGGCTCCCTGGTGGTGGTGTCCTCATTGCTCG GCCGGGtgcccacttccttctccagcccctACTCTGCAGCCAAGTTCGCGCTGGACAGCTTCTTCAGTTCTCTCCGGAGGGAGCTGGACGTGCAGGAAGTGAACGTGGCCATTACCATGTGCGTTCTGGGTCTCCGAGATCGTGCCTCAGCCGCCGAAGGAGTCAG GGGCATCACGAGGGTCAGGGCCGCTCCAGGGCCCAAGGCAGCCCTGGCCGTAATCCGCGGAGGCGCCACGCGTGCCTCTGGGGTCTTCTACCCGTGGCGCTTCCACCTGCTCTGCCTGCTCCGCAGTTGGATGCCACACTCAAGGGCCTGGTTCGTCCGCCAGGAGCTCAATATAACGACGCCCGCTGCTGCCTGA
- the HSD11B1L gene encoding hydroxysteroid 11-beta-dehydrogenase 1-like protein isoform X3, with translation MKVLLLTGLGALFFAYYWDDNFDPASLHGARVLLTGVSAGIGEELAYHYARLGSHLVLTAHTEALLQQVVGNCRKLGAPKVFYIAADMASPEVPERVVQFALDKLGGLDYLVLNHLGAAPAGTRVRSSQSTRWLMQAPPSWPWLSSPANAPTLSSERSPSPQAPPLPTKAFTPSPSGLGFLLRPVTRSRHLQMNFLSYVQLTSSALPSLTDSKGSLVVVSSLLGRVPTSFSSPYSAAKFALDSFFSSLRRELDVQEVNVAITMCVLGLRDRASAAEGVSWMPHSRAWFVRQELNITTPAAA, from the exons ATGAAGGTGCTGCTCCTTACCGGGCTGGGAGCCCTGTTCTTTGCCTATTACTGGGATGACAACTTTGACCCAG CCAGCCTCCACGGAGCCCGTGTGCTACTGACCGGAGTCAGTGCCGGCATAGGGGAAGAGCTGGCGTATCACTACGCGCGCCTGGGCTCCCACCTCGTGCTCACTGCCCACACCGAAGCTCTGCTGCAGCAG GTGGTAGGGAACTGCCGGAAGCTGGGCGCTCCCAAGGTCTTCTACATCGCTGCGGACATGGCCTCCCCTGAGGTGCCCGAGCGCGTGGTGCAGTTTGCGCTGGACAAGCTgg GGGGGCTGGACTACCTGGTGCTGAACCACCTCGGCGCCGCCCCAGCAGGCACGAGGGTCCGCAGCTCCCAGTCGACACGTTGGCTCATGCAG GCTCCGCCCTCTTGGCCTTGGCTCAGTTCCCCGGCCAATGCTCCCACACTCTCATCGGAGCGCAGTCCCAGTCCTCAAGCTCCGCCCCTACCTACCAAGGCCTTCACCCCTTCCCCGTCTGGGCTTGGATTCCTCCTCCGCCCGGTGACTCGCAGTCGCCACCTCCAGATGAACTTCCTAAGTTACGTGCAATTGACTTCTTCGGCGCTGCCAAGCCTGACTGACAGCAAGGGCTCCCTGGTGGTGGTGTCCTCATTGCTCG GCCGGGtgcccacttccttctccagcccctACTCTGCAGCCAAGTTCGCGCTGGACAGCTTCTTCAGTTCTCTCCGGAGGGAGCTGGACGTGCAGGAAGTGAACGTGGCCATTACCATGTGCGTTCTGGGTCTCCGAGATCGTGCCTCAGCCGCCGAAGGAGTCAG TTGGATGCCACACTCAAGGGCCTGGTTCGTCCGCCAGGAGCTCAATATAACGACGCCCGCTGCTGCCTGA
- the HSD11B1L gene encoding hydroxysteroid 11-beta-dehydrogenase 1-like protein isoform X7, with product MQMNFLSYVQLTSSALPSLTDSKGSLVVVSSLLGRVPTSFSSPYSAAKFALDSFFSSLRRELDVQEVNVAITMCVLGLRDRASAAEGVRGITRVRAAPGPKAALAVIRGGATRASGVFYPWRFHLLCLLRSWMPHSRAWFVRQELNITTPAAA from the exons ATGCAG ATGAACTTCCTAAGTTACGTGCAATTGACTTCTTCGGCGCTGCCAAGCCTGACTGACAGCAAGGGCTCCCTGGTGGTGGTGTCCTCATTGCTCG GCCGGGtgcccacttccttctccagcccctACTCTGCAGCCAAGTTCGCGCTGGACAGCTTCTTCAGTTCTCTCCGGAGGGAGCTGGACGTGCAGGAAGTGAACGTGGCCATTACCATGTGCGTTCTGGGTCTCCGAGATCGTGCCTCAGCCGCCGAAGGAGTCAG GGGCATCACGAGGGTCAGGGCCGCTCCAGGGCCCAAGGCAGCCCTGGCCGTAATCCGCGGAGGCGCCACGCGTGCCTCTGGGGTCTTCTACCCGTGGCGCTTCCACCTGCTCTGCCTGCTCCGCAGTTGGATGCCACACTCAAGGGCCTGGTTCGTCCGCCAGGAGCTCAATATAACGACGCCCGCTGCTGCCTGA
- the RPL36 gene encoding 60S ribosomal protein L36 isoform X2, translating into MALRYPMAVGLNKGHKVTKNVGKPRHSRRRGRLTKHTKFVRDMIREVCGFAPYERRAMELLKVSKDKRALKFIKKRVGTHIRAKRKREELSNVLAAMRKAAAKKD; encoded by the exons ATGGCTCTGCGCTACCCCATGGCCGTGGGCCTCAACAAGGGTCACAAGGTGACCAAGAACGTGGGCAAGCCGAGGCACAGCCGCCGCCGCGGG CGTCTCACCAAACACACCAAATTCGTGCGGGACATGATCCGGGAGGTGTGTGGCTTCGCCCCTTACGAGCGACGAGCCATGGAGCTGCTCAAGGTCTCCAAGGACAAGCGGGCCCTCAAGTTCATCAAGAAAAGG GTGGGGACACATATCCGCgcgaagaggaagagagaggagctgAGCAACGTCTTGGCCGCCATGAGGAAAGCGGCAGCCAAGAAGGACTGA
- the RPL36 gene encoding 60S ribosomal protein L36 isoform X1 — translation MALRYPMAVGLNKGHKVTKNVGKPRHSRRRGRLTKHTKFVRDMIREVCGFAPYERRAMELLKVSKDKRALKFIKKRVGGIPVRGPGLGLGAQAHGPPCPAGGDTYPREEEERGAEQRLGRHEESGSQEGLSPSPLFTITINLAQNSAFLCCHWKLKGCGHRSPGSTA, via the exons ATGGCTCTGCGCTACCCCATGGCCGTGGGCCTCAACAAGGGTCACAAGGTGACCAAGAACGTGGGCAAGCCGAGGCACAGCCGCCGCCGCGGG CGTCTCACCAAACACACCAAATTCGTGCGGGACATGATCCGGGAGGTGTGTGGCTTCGCCCCTTACGAGCGACGAGCCATGGAGCTGCTCAAGGTCTCCAAGGACAAGCGGGCCCTCAAGTTCATCAAGAAAAGGGTAGGTGGGATTCCCGTGCGGGGGCCCGGTCTGGGACTCGGGGCGCAGGCTCACGGCCCTCCTTGCCCGGCAGGTGGGGACACATATCCGCgcgaagaggaagagagaggagctgAGCAACGTCTTGGCCGCCATGAGGAAAGCGGCAGCCAAGAAGGACTGAGCCCTTCTCCTCTGTTCACAATCACAATAAATCTTGCCCAAAACTCGGCGTTTCTCTGCTGCCATTGGAAATTGAAGG